The Myxococcales bacterium genome includes a region encoding these proteins:
- a CDS encoding TetR/AcrR family transcriptional regulator, translating to MIHEVVEASPRARRREAKLERILDTALAVVAADGLEGLHMARLAAAVDYTPGALYRYVESKDALVATLVARTLGQVEGALRAAEAEPAAPPSGLARIGVLVRAYRSFVQAEPHRFGLLALALAEPRVLVGDPEHARATAAAVIGALTPLAEALTAAAADGALTAGDPVARTLCVFSLVHGLSQLPKLARVAPTSFDIDALALAGVRALLIGWGASPHAVDAALT from the coding sequence GTGATTCACGAAGTGGTCGAAGCCAGCCCGCGCGCGCGCCGTCGCGAGGCCAAGCTCGAGCGGATCCTCGACACGGCCCTGGCGGTGGTCGCGGCCGACGGTCTCGAGGGCCTGCACATGGCGCGGCTGGCGGCGGCGGTCGACTACACGCCAGGCGCGCTCTATCGCTACGTCGAGTCCAAGGACGCGCTGGTCGCGACGCTGGTCGCGCGCACCCTGGGGCAGGTCGAGGGCGCGCTGCGAGCGGCCGAGGCCGAGCCGGCGGCGCCGCCGTCCGGGCTGGCCCGCATCGGCGTCCTGGTCAGGGCCTACCGCAGCTTCGTCCAGGCCGAGCCCCACCGGTTCGGCTTGCTGGCCCTCGCGCTCGCCGAGCCGCGGGTGCTCGTCGGCGATCCCGAGCACGCGCGCGCCACGGCCGCGGCGGTGATCGGCGCGCTCACGCCGCTGGCCGAGGCCCTGACCGCGGCCGCCGCCGACGGCGCGCTGACCGCGGGCGACCCGGTCGCGCGGACCCTGTGCGTGTTCTCGCTCGTGCACGGCCTGTCCCAGCTGCCCAAGCTGGCGCGGGTCGCGCCGACCTCGTTCGACATCGACGCGCTGGCCCTCGCCGGCGTGCGCGCGCTGCTGATCGGCTGGGGCGCGTCGCCCCATGCCGTCGACGCGGCGCTGACCTGA
- a CDS encoding PD-(D/E)XK nuclease family protein gives MPTTRALIHAPWSASKVSTALRCPRLFHFRYVEKVPEPEVSPEARIGKAIHVALEHALQGTPPAEAAAKGRTALTDEHEQLRYDALTGGVAPFTERINRFRRQRRVQRQFVEYSLAVREDLTQTQFYAGDAFYRGVVDAAYLYDDEHLAVVDHKTGRRFPGSSMRDQLEGYLVLSAAWWKSARTFWLGLHWVAERAVEWSPPVAAAEVTDRLAPAVLDNIEAAALAIDDGPRTNPGPWCDRCAYRSLCPASQDRWEPVDYDEDDE, from the coding sequence GTGCCGACGACGCGCGCGCTCATCCATGCTCCGTGGTCGGCCTCGAAGGTGTCGACCGCGCTCCGGTGCCCGCGGTTGTTCCACTTCCGCTACGTCGAGAAGGTGCCGGAGCCCGAGGTCAGTCCCGAGGCCCGCATCGGCAAGGCCATCCACGTCGCGCTCGAGCACGCGCTCCAGGGCACGCCGCCGGCCGAGGCCGCGGCCAAGGGCCGCACCGCGCTGACCGACGAGCACGAGCAGCTCCGCTACGACGCGCTGACCGGCGGCGTGGCCCCGTTCACCGAGCGCATCAACCGGTTCCGGCGCCAGCGTCGGGTCCAGCGCCAGTTCGTCGAGTACTCGCTGGCGGTGCGCGAGGATCTGACCCAGACCCAGTTCTACGCCGGCGACGCGTTCTACCGCGGCGTGGTCGACGCCGCGTACCTGTACGACGACGAGCACCTCGCCGTGGTCGATCACAAGACCGGGCGCCGGTTCCCGGGCAGCTCGATGCGGGACCAGCTCGAGGGCTACCTGGTGCTGTCGGCGGCGTGGTGGAAGAGCGCGCGCACGTTCTGGCTGGGCCTGCACTGGGTGGCCGAGCGCGCGGTCGAGTGGTCGCCGCCGGTGGCCGCCGCCGAGGTCACCGACCGGCTGGCGCCAGCGGTGCTCGACAACATCGAGGCCGCGGCCCTGGCCATCGACGACGGCCCGCGCACCAACCCCGGCCCGTGGTGCGATCGCTGCGCCTACCGGTCGCTGTGCCCGGCCAGCCAGGATCGCTGGGAGCCGGTCGACTACGACGAGGACGACGAGTAG
- a CDS encoding GNAT family N-acetyltransferase: protein MLAFYRDEATGEHVADLLAISVEPVWRRHGLGRALLDHAMAMARATARAGRLTELRLCVAEHNHRAQRMYERAGFAAVALDVGRYGAGQRAIRMAYGLR, encoded by the coding sequence ATGCTGGCGTTCTACCGCGACGAGGCCACCGGCGAGCACGTCGCCGACCTGCTCGCGATCTCGGTCGAGCCGGTGTGGCGCCGCCACGGCCTGGGCCGGGCGTTGCTCGATCACGCGATGGCGATGGCGCGCGCCACCGCCCGCGCCGGGCGCCTGACCGAGCTGCGCCTGTGCGTGGCCGAGCACAACCACCGGGCCCAGCGGATGTACGAGCGCGCCGGCTTCGCGGCGGTCGCGCTCGACGTCGGCCGCTACGGCGCCGGCCAGCGCGCGATCCGCATGGCCTACGGGCTGCGGTGA
- the corA gene encoding magnesium/cobalt transporter CorA, with translation MSLHEKLPGVLRTFRKRHPPAGARPGTLVVAAGAPPPTITVQSYDAAGLTTTQVTEVAQLPALLERPGTTWIDVQGLGDEAVLRSLGELFGIHPLALEDVVNAPQRPKIEEYPDQVLVIARMVRPAAAARVEIEQVGMVIGPRYLISFQEQHGDCLDPIRRRLHDGAGKMRTAGPAYLAYAIVDAIVDGYYPLIEQLTERLERIEDRLDEHSSPRVLQRLNAIRAQLVQARRALAPQQLALAGLLREPTGPFPADVRLYLRDTLDHCTQLVEVIDAQRDLINSLMNTYLSLVGHRSNEVMKTLTIMASIFIPLTFVAGVYGMNFESLPGVHRRWAFAALLGAMAAIAGGMVLWFRRRGWLGGDRDDD, from the coding sequence GTGTCCCTGCACGAGAAGCTGCCCGGCGTGCTGCGCACGTTCCGCAAGCGCCACCCGCCCGCCGGCGCCCGCCCCGGGACGCTGGTGGTGGCCGCGGGCGCGCCGCCGCCGACGATCACGGTCCAGAGCTACGACGCCGCCGGGCTGACGACCACGCAGGTGACCGAGGTCGCGCAGCTGCCGGCGCTGCTCGAGCGGCCGGGGACCACGTGGATCGATGTGCAGGGGCTCGGCGACGAGGCGGTGCTGCGGTCCCTGGGCGAGCTGTTCGGCATCCACCCGCTCGCGCTCGAGGACGTGGTCAACGCGCCCCAGCGGCCCAAGATCGAGGAGTACCCCGACCAGGTCCTGGTCATCGCGCGGATGGTCCGCCCGGCCGCGGCGGCGCGGGTCGAGATCGAGCAGGTCGGGATGGTCATCGGCCCCCGCTACCTGATCTCGTTCCAGGAGCAGCACGGCGACTGCCTCGATCCGATCCGCCGCCGGCTCCACGACGGCGCCGGCAAGATGCGCACCGCCGGGCCGGCCTACCTGGCCTACGCGATCGTCGACGCGATCGTCGACGGGTACTACCCGCTGATCGAGCAGCTGACCGAGCGGCTCGAGCGGATCGAGGACCGCCTCGACGAGCACAGCTCGCCGCGCGTGCTGCAGCGCCTCAACGCGATCCGCGCGCAGCTGGTGCAGGCGCGCCGGGCGCTCGCGCCGCAACAACTGGCGCTGGCCGGCCTGCTGCGCGAGCCCACCGGCCCGTTCCCGGCCGACGTCCGCCTGTACCTGCGCGACACGCTCGACCACTGCACGCAGCTGGTCGAGGTCATCGACGCGCAGCGCGACCTGATCAACAGCCTGATGAACACCTACCTGTCGCTGGTCGGCCACCGCAGCAACGAGGTCATGAAGACGCTGACGATCATGGCCAGCATCTTCATCCCGCTGACCTTCGTCGCCGGGGTCTACGGCATGAACTTCGAGTCGCTGCCGGGCGTGCACCGGCGCTGGGCGTTCGCCGCGCTCCTCGGGGCCATGGCCGCGATCGCCGGCGGCATGGTGCTGTGGTTCCGACGCCGCGGCTGGCTCGGCGGCGACCGCGACGACGACTGA
- a CDS encoding MBL fold metallo-hydrolase, which yields MSHELSVHFHGVRGSIAAPGISTARVGGNTSCVEVIAGDTRIVFDAGTGLRGLGDRLITSGPSATTLLLSHLHWDHIQGLPFFTPIYVPGNWVEVVTGGNGVMPLEAALRRQMSAPFFPVELDDVRGQLRWREPRVGEAFAVGDVRVTMAKLNHPDPVYGYRLDYAGASIVYATDTEHFACVDPHLARLAAGADVLIYDAQYTPEEYPGKVGWGHSTWEAANALADAASVRQLVLFHHDPRRSDDQVAAIEARAAAARPGTIAAREGAVLHVETRATRRTEVSMAAVSVA from the coding sequence ATGTCTCACGAGCTGTCGGTTCATTTTCACGGTGTGCGCGGCTCGATCGCCGCGCCGGGGATCAGCACGGCGCGCGTCGGCGGCAACACCAGCTGCGTCGAGGTGATCGCCGGCGACACCCGGATCGTGTTCGACGCGGGCACCGGCCTGCGCGGGCTCGGCGACCGCCTGATCACCAGCGGCCCGTCGGCGACGACCCTGTTGCTGTCGCACCTGCACTGGGACCACATCCAGGGCCTGCCGTTCTTCACGCCGATCTACGTGCCCGGCAACTGGGTCGAGGTCGTCACCGGCGGCAACGGCGTCATGCCGCTCGAGGCGGCGCTGCGGCGGCAGATGTCGGCGCCGTTCTTCCCGGTCGAGCTCGACGACGTGCGCGGGCAGCTGCGCTGGCGCGAGCCGCGGGTGGGCGAGGCGTTCGCGGTCGGCGACGTCCGCGTGACGATGGCCAAGCTCAACCACCCGGATCCGGTCTACGGCTACCGGCTCGACTACGCCGGCGCGTCGATCGTCTACGCGACCGACACCGAGCACTTCGCGTGCGTCGACCCGCACCTGGCGCGGCTGGCCGCCGGCGCCGACGTGCTGATCTACGACGCGCAGTACACGCCCGAGGAGTACCCCGGCAAGGTCGGCTGGGGCCACTCGACCTGGGAGGCGGCGAACGCGCTCGCTGACGCCGCCAGCGTGCGCCAGCTGGTCCTGTTCCACCACGATCCGCGCCGCTCGGACGACCAGGTCGCCGCGATCGAGGCGCGGGCCGCGGCGGCGCGCCCCGGCACGATCGCGGCCCGCGAGGGCGCGGTGCTGCACGTCGAGACCCGGGCGACCCGGCGGACCGAGGTCTCGATGGCGGCGGTGTCGGTGGCGTGA
- a CDS encoding AarF/ABC1/UbiB kinase family protein — MWAAIRLLRATAVFGMIFLSYLWALSFARLWPKRLDTPERWRKIHRTNARRMYRGFVSLRGVYIKLGQILSIMGTFLPKSYTEELEGLQDEVPPQSYKIIARAFEKALGQSPKAAFARFEETPIAAASLGQVHEAHTAAGERLAVKVLYPNVADIIRIDLKVLGWALRVYRNFVPIHQIERVHEQLGDMLARETDLVNEASCLERMSKNFDGDPDTLFPTVYPTWSCKTVLTMSFMDGVKISKKDALSTLGLDPYAVATKLTQVFYKQLFIDRFFHADPHPGNFFVQKGPGGEVRIVVLDLGSATSLEPNLADGMLDILQGLLTKNDDMVVRGIGTMGFVAEGGDRGLLERTVRKYFEKLLNLNITDFSRIDPNVAQQLADPDMKRDELRELMKSIAYPEGWFYVERAAVIMFGLSSQLAPKLNTVQVGMPYVMKFMMARTAERQAKAAAAPAVPPAPVPAEAS; from the coding sequence ATGTGGGCCGCGATCCGTCTGCTGCGGGCGACCGCCGTGTTCGGGATGATCTTCCTCAGCTACCTGTGGGCGCTGTCGTTCGCGCGGCTCTGGCCCAAGCGGCTCGACACGCCCGAGCGGTGGCGCAAGATCCACCGCACCAACGCCCGGCGCATGTACCGCGGGTTCGTGAGCCTGCGCGGCGTCTACATCAAGCTCGGCCAGATCCTGTCGATCATGGGCACGTTCCTGCCCAAGTCGTACACCGAGGAGCTCGAGGGCCTGCAGGACGAGGTCCCGCCGCAGTCGTACAAGATCATCGCGCGCGCGTTCGAGAAGGCGCTCGGGCAGTCGCCCAAGGCCGCGTTCGCGCGGTTCGAGGAGACGCCGATCGCCGCGGCGTCGCTGGGGCAGGTCCACGAGGCCCACACCGCCGCCGGTGAGCGCCTCGCGGTCAAGGTGCTCTACCCCAACGTCGCCGACATCATCCGCATCGATCTCAAGGTGCTGGGCTGGGCGCTGCGGGTCTACCGGAACTTCGTGCCGATCCACCAGATCGAGCGGGTCCACGAGCAGCTCGGCGACATGCTGGCGCGCGAGACCGATCTGGTCAACGAGGCCAGCTGCCTCGAGCGGATGAGCAAGAACTTCGACGGCGACCCCGACACGCTGTTCCCGACGGTGTACCCGACGTGGAGCTGCAAGACCGTGCTGACGATGTCGTTCATGGACGGCGTCAAGATCAGCAAGAAGGACGCGCTGTCGACGCTCGGGCTCGACCCGTACGCGGTCGCGACCAAGCTGACGCAGGTGTTCTACAAGCAGCTGTTCATCGATCGCTTCTTCCACGCCGATCCGCACCCCGGCAACTTCTTCGTGCAGAAGGGCCCGGGCGGCGAGGTCCGGATCGTCGTCCTCGACCTGGGCTCGGCGACGTCGCTCGAGCCCAACCTGGCCGACGGCATGCTCGACATCCTCCAGGGCCTGCTGACCAAGAACGACGACATGGTCGTGCGCGGCATCGGGACGATGGGCTTCGTCGCCGAGGGTGGCGATCGCGGGCTGCTCGAGCGGACCGTGCGCAAGTACTTCGAGAAGCTGCTCAACCTCAACATCACCGACTTCTCGCGGATCGATCCCAACGTCGCCCAGCAGCTCGCCGACCCCGACATGAAGCGCGACGAGCTGCGCGAGCTGATGAAGTCGATCGCGTACCCCGAGGGCTGGTTCTACGTCGAGCGCGCCGCGGTGATCATGTTCGGGCTGTCGTCGCAGCTCGCGCCCAAGCTCAACACCGTCCAGGTCGGCATGCCGTACGTGATGAAGTTCATGATGGCGCGCACCGCCGAGCGCCAGGCCAAGGCCGCCGCCGCCCCCGCGGTCCCGCCGGCGCCGGTCCCCGCCGAAGCCTCCTAG
- a CDS encoding sulfatase, whose translation MTSKFCAATLVALLPSFALACKGGDKKPTPAPTGAGSSAGTASAAGKAPTKAPARGPERAVYSLIDNRLAAHLHRNGGLVLAGGSAGFAKYTRFGNTEKIKTPAWQLRQTQDQSKVAIMSGASARLDVPVTAAELAGEPVIRVRVYSAAPRAFSVRVNGNKDVNGQAAEGWTVIELKPPTGQFKEGENELLFFTRGPGLAVDWVQVGGAAPAEATATRFYDPATKSLVLPDGGGLAYYVQVPEGGRVTGDLADGACEVTVKATAADGAGADGKLTGLGSAVDLAALGGKAVRLELTAAGCPEAKLANAALVVAGTEPTPARGAAPKYVVMFVMDSLRADRVRVFSPGARPEVPTWEKLAETSAVFMQHYVQGNESRVSHASLWSSLYPIKHSMIGASEKLDPKWTTIDEVAKTGGKFVAGASANGYVDPKRWGFGTAWDAYSNHIHEALGLKAEDILAKGLKFVGARKEPWFLYLGTVDTHVSWRAKEPWLAKYDPGYSGRFKDVFSGADAAAAASGGKLTEAETRHVRALYDSNVSYQDKVLGDLIAALQTAGVWNETMLIITADHGDEQWEDGRVGHGASSRDMLVHVPLLIHYPPMFPAGKHAEGTELIDVVPTVADALGVQTDPEWQGQSLVPLANGVGAGYGRLSLSSMYEDSHGARLGDWKVRISGGANLRVYDLAADPDEMKSLTGDAAAAIGGRTVLDPLWLLRTFNKDWKKSVWGNAANVSARFAEDMGE comes from the coding sequence ATGACCTCGAAGTTCTGCGCGGCCACGCTGGTCGCGTTGCTCCCCTCGTTCGCGCTGGCCTGCAAGGGCGGCGACAAGAAGCCCACGCCCGCGCCGACCGGCGCCGGCAGCAGCGCGGGCACCGCCAGCGCCGCCGGCAAGGCCCCGACCAAGGCGCCGGCGCGCGGCCCCGAGCGCGCGGTGTACTCGCTGATCGACAACCGCCTGGCGGCGCACCTGCACCGCAACGGCGGCCTGGTGCTGGCCGGCGGCTCGGCCGGGTTCGCCAAGTACACCCGCTTCGGCAACACCGAGAAGATCAAGACCCCGGCCTGGCAGCTGCGCCAGACCCAGGATCAGTCCAAGGTCGCGATCATGTCGGGCGCGTCGGCCCGGCTCGACGTGCCGGTGACCGCCGCCGAGCTGGCCGGCGAGCCGGTGATCCGGGTGCGCGTGTACAGCGCCGCGCCGCGCGCGTTCTCGGTGCGCGTCAACGGCAACAAGGACGTCAACGGCCAGGCCGCGGAGGGCTGGACCGTGATCGAGCTCAAGCCGCCGACCGGGCAGTTCAAGGAGGGCGAGAACGAGCTCCTGTTCTTCACCCGCGGCCCCGGCCTCGCGGTCGACTGGGTGCAGGTCGGCGGCGCCGCGCCGGCCGAGGCCACCGCGACCAGGTTCTACGACCCGGCCACGAAGAGCCTGGTCCTGCCCGACGGCGGCGGCCTCGCCTACTACGTGCAGGTGCCCGAGGGCGGCCGCGTCACCGGCGACCTGGCCGACGGCGCGTGCGAGGTGACGGTCAAGGCCACGGCCGCGGACGGCGCCGGCGCCGACGGCAAGCTCACCGGCCTGGGCTCGGCGGTCGATCTGGCCGCGCTCGGCGGCAAGGCGGTCCGGCTCGAGCTGACCGCCGCGGGCTGCCCCGAGGCCAAGCTGGCCAACGCCGCGCTGGTCGTGGCCGGCACCGAGCCCACGCCCGCGCGCGGCGCCGCGCCCAAGTACGTCGTCATGTTCGTGATGGACTCGCTGCGCGCCGATCGCGTGCGGGTGTTCTCGCCCGGCGCCCGGCCCGAGGTCCCGACCTGGGAGAAGCTGGCCGAGACCTCGGCGGTGTTCATGCAGCACTACGTCCAGGGCAACGAGTCGCGGGTCTCGCACGCGTCGCTGTGGTCGTCGCTGTACCCGATCAAGCACTCGATGATCGGCGCCAGCGAGAAGCTCGACCCCAAGTGGACGACGATCGACGAGGTGGCCAAGACCGGCGGCAAGTTCGTCGCCGGCGCCAGCGCCAACGGCTACGTCGATCCCAAGCGCTGGGGCTTCGGCACCGCCTGGGACGCGTACTCGAACCACATCCACGAGGCGCTCGGCCTCAAGGCCGAGGACATCCTCGCCAAGGGCCTCAAGTTCGTCGGCGCCCGCAAGGAGCCGTGGTTCCTGTACCTGGGCACCGTCGACACGCACGTGTCGTGGCGCGCCAAGGAGCCGTGGCTGGCCAAGTACGACCCCGGCTACAGCGGCCGGTTCAAGGACGTGTTCTCGGGCGCCGACGCCGCCGCCGCCGCGTCGGGCGGCAAGCTGACCGAGGCCGAGACCCGGCACGTCCGCGCGCTCTACGACTCGAACGTCAGCTACCAGGACAAGGTCCTGGGCGATCTGATCGCCGCGCTCCAGACCGCGGGCGTCTGGAACGAGACCATGCTCATCATCACCGCCGATCACGGCGACGAGCAGTGGGAGGACGGCCGGGTCGGCCACGGCGCGTCGAGCCGCGACATGCTCGTGCACGTGCCGCTGCTGATCCACTACCCGCCGATGTTCCCGGCCGGCAAGCACGCCGAGGGCACCGAGCTGATCGACGTCGTCCCGACCGTCGCCGACGCGCTGGGCGTGCAGACCGATCCCGAGTGGCAGGGCCAGTCGCTGGTGCCGCTGGCCAACGGCGTCGGCGCCGGCTACGGCCGGCTGTCGTTGTCGTCGATGTACGAGGACAGCCACGGCGCCCGCCTGGGTGACTGGAAGGTGCGCATCTCCGGCGGCGCGAACCTGCGGGTCTACGACCTCGCGGCCGATCCCGACGAGATGAAGTCGCTGACCGGCGACGCCGCCGCGGCGATCGGCGGCCGCACGGTGCTCGATCCGCTGTGGCTCCTGCGCACGTTCAACAAGGACTGGAAGAAGTCGGTCTGGGGCAACGCCGCCAACGTCAGCGCGCGGTTCGCCGAGGACATGGGCGAGTAG
- a CDS encoding sigma-54-dependent Fis family transcriptional regulator, whose amino-acid sequence MLPRPMSEDEQRFELLADLGAMIAREVELDELLASCADRVARAIGAERATLWVVDGATGELRARLADALDLDALTLPVGRGVAGAVAATGEPVMIADAARDPRWHAEIDQRTGYTTRSMLCVPVRGPDATLRGVLQVLNHKAGAFSDRDRVFAAALADQIGRALEFTTLRGHRQRPGVAVRGRYNHVVGQSPTMRAVYDVIARAAQTDATVLLRGETGTGKGVFARAIHVNSDRRDAPMVAVDCTTLPANLVESELFGHERGAFTGADARVIGKVEAAAGGTLFLDELGEIPLELQGKLLRFVQDRKFERVGGRETLTSDVRLVVATNRDLAAMVKAGQFRSDLYFRVRVIELELPPLRARGDDDILQLAEHFAAVYGRRHRKVVPVVADDARAALCGHTWPGNVRELEHAIERAVVLARGPVIDAAALALDRGAEVDAGAGVVVPHELTLAAVERRYAAAAVERAGGNQSAAARTLGIGRNKLARLLKG is encoded by the coding sequence ATGCTGCCCCGCCCGATGAGCGAAGACGAGCAGCGGTTCGAGCTCCTCGCCGATCTCGGCGCGATGATCGCCCGCGAGGTCGAGCTCGACGAGCTGCTGGCGTCGTGCGCCGATCGGGTGGCGCGGGCGATCGGCGCCGAGCGCGCGACCCTGTGGGTGGTCGACGGCGCCACCGGCGAGCTGCGCGCGCGCCTGGCCGACGCGCTCGATCTCGACGCCCTGACCCTGCCGGTCGGGCGCGGCGTGGCCGGCGCCGTGGCCGCGACCGGCGAGCCGGTCATGATCGCCGACGCCGCCCGCGATCCGCGCTGGCACGCGGAGATCGATCAGCGCACCGGGTACACGACCCGGTCGATGCTGTGCGTGCCGGTGCGCGGCCCCGACGCGACCCTGCGCGGCGTGCTGCAGGTGCTCAACCACAAGGCCGGCGCGTTCTCGGATCGCGACCGGGTCTTCGCCGCCGCGCTCGCCGATCAGATCGGCCGCGCGCTCGAGTTCACGACCCTGCGCGGCCACCGGCAGCGCCCGGGCGTGGCGGTGCGCGGGCGCTACAACCACGTCGTCGGCCAGTCGCCGACGATGCGCGCGGTCTACGACGTGATCGCGCGCGCGGCCCAGACCGACGCGACCGTGCTCCTGCGGGGCGAGACCGGCACCGGCAAGGGCGTGTTCGCGCGCGCGATCCACGTCAACAGCGACCGCCGGGACGCGCCGATGGTCGCGGTCGACTGCACGACCCTGCCGGCCAACCTGGTCGAGAGCGAGCTGTTCGGCCACGAGCGCGGCGCGTTCACCGGCGCCGACGCCCGGGTCATCGGCAAGGTCGAGGCCGCCGCCGGCGGGACGCTGTTCCTCGACGAGCTCGGCGAGATCCCGCTCGAGCTCCAGGGCAAGCTCCTGCGGTTCGTCCAGGACCGCAAGTTCGAGCGGGTCGGCGGGCGCGAGACCCTGACCAGCGACGTGCGGCTGGTGGTCGCGACCAACCGCGACCTCGCGGCGATGGTCAAGGCCGGGCAGTTTCGCAGCGATCTCTACTTCCGGGTGCGGGTGATCGAGCTCGAGCTGCCGCCGCTGCGGGCCCGCGGCGACGACGACATCCTGCAGCTCGCCGAGCACTTCGCGGCGGTCTACGGCCGCCGCCACCGCAAGGTCGTGCCGGTCGTCGCCGACGACGCGCGCGCGGCGCTGTGCGGCCACACCTGGCCCGGCAACGTGCGCGAGCTCGAGCACGCGATCGAGCGCGCGGTGGTGCTGGCCCGCGGCCCGGTCATCGACGCGGCGGCGCTCGCGCTCGACCGCGGCGCCGAGGTCGACGCGGGCGCGGGCGTGGTGGTGCCGCACGAGCTGACGCTGGCCGCGGTCGAGCGCCGCTACGCCGCCGCCGCGGTCGAGCGCGCGGGCGGCAACCAGTCCGCCGCGGCGCGGACGCTGGGCATCGGACGCAACAAGCTCGCGCGGCTCCTCAAGGGCTGA
- a CDS encoding winged helix-turn-helix domain-containing protein — protein sequence MSTLAVVEEILRTSGAPITVREIVARAGARLPSKSKTPDTVVARDLAMDIKRQGDSSRFVRASPGRYTLRELVAPTAAAAATSADTAETTPIAATALKQDRAAALPAKRDAPRQGTASSSAG from the coding sequence ATGAGCACGCTAGCCGTGGTTGAGGAGATCTTGAGGACGTCGGGCGCGCCGATCACGGTGCGCGAGATCGTGGCGCGCGCGGGTGCACGCCTGCCGAGCAAGTCCAAGACTCCCGACACGGTGGTCGCCCGCGACCTCGCGATGGACATCAAGCGCCAGGGCGACAGCTCGCGGTTCGTGCGCGCCTCGCCCGGCCGCTACACGCTGCGCGAGCTGGTGGCGCCGACCGCCGCGGCCGCCGCGACCAGCGCCGACACCGCCGAGACCACGCCGATCGCCGCCACCGCGCTCAAGCAGGACCGCGCCGCCGCGCTGCCGGCCAAGCGCGACGCTCCGCGCCAGGGCACGGCCAGCTCGTCCGCGGGCTGA
- a CDS encoding DUF3575 domain-containing protein translates to MTKLAVLGLVLTTAAVAVAQPAEPQAVTTTGTVVVVSPTPVVVTSAAAIAGPAAAAPVPVPAAAVAASAPQTHAWEEVNHINGTLVPVGQENDYLKRFRRWNVSTNPIGYMYGSYGVSVSYGLNSNLAIRGDLNYFDPPGSNSYEATGVDVGVALPIYFRRTYQGLFLEPGIISRTFSERCGGCRSSSDTNTTFGPQVLVGWHWTWSSGLNFAVAAGAGRNWAARDSEYGSDEVFGNGYMRFGYAF, encoded by the coding sequence ATGACCAAGCTCGCCGTCCTCGGCCTGGTGTTGACCACCGCCGCCGTCGCTGTCGCCCAGCCCGCCGAACCGCAGGCCGTGACCACGACCGGCACCGTCGTGGTCGTGTCGCCGACGCCGGTGGTGGTGACGAGCGCCGCCGCCATCGCCGGGCCCGCTGCGGCTGCGCCCGTGCCCGTGCCCGCGGCAGCGGTCGCCGCCAGCGCGCCCCAGACCCACGCCTGGGAGGAGGTCAACCACATCAACGGTACGCTGGTCCCGGTCGGGCAGGAGAACGACTACCTGAAGAGGTTCAGGCGCTGGAACGTGTCGACCAACCCGATCGGCTACATGTACGGCAGCTACGGTGTGTCGGTCAGCTACGGCCTCAACAGCAACCTCGCGATCCGCGGCGACCTCAACTACTTCGATCCGCCCGGGTCGAACTCGTACGAGGCCACCGGCGTCGATGTCGGCGTCGCCCTGCCGATCTACTTCCGCCGCACCTATCAGGGCCTGTTCCTCGAGCCCGGCATCATCTCGCGCACCTTCAGTGAGCGCTGCGGTGGGTGTCGGTCGTCGAGCGATACCAACACCACCTTCGGGCCGCAGGTGCTGGTCGGCTGGCACTGGACCTGGTCGAGCGGCTTGAACTTCGCGGTCGCCGCGGGCGCGGGGCGCAACTGGGCGGCCCGGGACAGCGAGTACGGCTCTGACGAGGTGTTCGGCAACGGGTACATGCGGTTCGGCTACGCGTTCTGA
- a CDS encoding sterol desaturase family protein: MTSLVVTFALGACSWTLLEYVIHRWLGHDRRFRGNPFGVEHVRHHAEGNYFAPTVKKLMVAVVVALGVGGPATLLAGAHGAAAVGGLLVMYGAYEVLHRREHTHPGIGRYGRWARRHHFHHHFVDPRTNHGVTTPLWDLVFGTYRTPEVIPVPEKLCMRWLLDDAGSVRREHADRYTLRPARA; the protein is encoded by the coding sequence ATGACCTCGCTCGTCGTCACGTTCGCGCTCGGCGCCTGCAGCTGGACCCTGCTCGAGTACGTCATCCACCGCTGGCTCGGCCACGATCGGCGGTTCCGCGGCAACCCGTTCGGCGTCGAGCACGTGCGCCACCACGCCGAGGGCAACTACTTCGCGCCGACCGTGAAGAAGCTGATGGTCGCGGTGGTGGTCGCGCTCGGCGTCGGCGGACCGGCGACGCTGCTGGCCGGGGCCCACGGCGCCGCGGCGGTCGGCGGCCTGCTGGTGATGTACGGCGCGTACGAGGTGCTGCACCGCCGCGAGCACACGCACCCCGGCATCGGCCGCTACGGCCGGTGGGCCCGCCGGCACCACTTCCACCACCACTTCGTCGACCCGCGCACCAACCACGGCGTCACGACGCCGCTGTGGGATCTGGTGTTCGGGACCTACCGCACGCCCGAGGTCATCCCGGTGCCCGAGAAGCTGTGCATGCGCTGGCTCCTCGACGACGCCGGCTCGGTCCGGCGCGAGCACGCCGATCGCTACACGCTGCGCCCGGCGCGCGCGTGA